The genomic window CGAGGGTCCTCAATGCCTGGATCGCCTTGGCTCGGGTGAGTTCGTGGCGTTGTCGGGCGGCGACGATGAGGTGCCGGGTGTTGTCAGCCCGCATCAGCAGAATCCAATTCCTCTGAACCGGAGTCGGTTTCGAGTGTGGTGATGATGGTGTCGAGGTTTCCCAGGACTTGTTGGTTCATCTCGACGAGGCGTAACTGACCGCGCGCCTCGGCAGCGGAGATGATCTGCAGGACTTGCTGACGGTGTTCGTGGTGTTGCGGCAGGAACTCGGGCGTAGTCACGAACATCGGACATGTCAGACAAGCATTGGCATGCGGGCAGGTCTTTTGAACTGGCAGCCCGCAGAAGCCGTTGGGCAATGCTTGGGTCACGCGCCCGAGCCGTTGCTTGGCCCAGTTCGCTTCGGCCAGTGGGCCGTCGGGGTCGATCGCAACGGTTTGGCCCCTGGCATCGACCTTGCGGGCGGACTCCCAGTGCCGGCGGACGGTGGTGTCGTGAAGGCGGGCGTAGTGAGCTGTCATCTCACCGCTGGAGTGATCGAGTAACACCCGTACGACTTCTTGCGGCACGTCCCGGTTGATCAACCGTGTTCCAAAGGTGTGCCGCCATTGGTGCGGAGTCAGATGCACTGGACGGCCGTGCTCGTCGCGGATCTCGCAGCGCGCCAGCCAGTCCCGTAGCTGGCCGCGGTAGGAGGGCGTAGTCAGCGGCCGGCGGCCGTCTGGGTTCATCTTCGGAGCGGCGAACAGCCAGGGGCTGCCGTTGGTCCAGCGGCGCAGGATCCGCTGTTGTTGCTCGGCGATGGCCTGCTCGACTTCCTCGTCGATCGGGACGAGAGCTTCGCGTTTCATCTTGCCGTTGGTGTAGCGCAGATAGGGAGCTCCGTCGCCGCCACGGATGACGCAGTCGAAGGCGATCTTGGTGGCGTCACCGACGCGCAGTCCGCAGCGCATCAGGATGATCGTGAGCAGCCGACTCTCGGGGTTGTTCCATCCGTCGAGGTTCGCGGGCTGTTCGACCTGGGCCATGATGTGCTCGGCCAGCCCGCGGGGCAGGCGTTTCGCGGGTTTGGGGAAGTCGTCGGGATAGAACGCGGCACTCGCGGGCAGGTCGTGGTCCCACTCGTGGCGGCGGATCGCGTCGAGGAACGCACCGAGCGAGCTGATGTCGCGGCTGCGGGAGTGCAGTGCCCGGGGGTCGGTGGACAGGTCGGCCAGGTAGCGCTCCAATACCGCGCGGTTGATGCCGGCCAGGCTGGTGATGTCGACCGGCGGGGACGCCAAGAAGCCGGCCAAACGCGTCACCGCCTGGACGTCGATGTAGGTCTGGTTGGGGCTGCGTCCGATGCTTAACCGCCAGCGGGCGAACCGCTTGGCCAGATCCCGCAGCCACGGTTGCGCAATGCCGTCGAAGCGCAGCCGCTTGCGGCCCTCGACGCCGAGCCGGTGCAGCTCCCACACGTCGCGCGGGAACTCGGCCTCCCACCCGCTGCCGCAGTGCAGGTCCTCCAGACAGCGATAGGCGTAACGCAGAAACGCCAGCTGTCCGTTCTGGCCGTGTTGCGCAGCGTGGTTGGCGTCGAAGAACTCGATCCAACGTGCCATCGGCCAGTCCAGCAGCGAGGCCACCCCACTGGCGGCCGTGAGTGCGATGACAGGACGCGCGACGGCAGCGGGAGTCTTGACCTGGCGTTCATCGTGCCGGCACTGCAGCGCGTACTGCATCTCCAATTTGAGCTGTCGGCGATCACCGAACGGTCGGAAGTCGAACCGGTCGTCGCCATAGGACTCGCAGAGCACGATGAACTCGTCGATGTCGGGACATCCCACCGCTGCCCATCGGGACCGATGATTGACGCAGAACGGCGACCGTCCCTGCGTCCATAGCGTGCAATAGGACAACGCGCAGACGGGATGATCGGGATCATCCACCGGAGCAACGGCAGCCAGCCATACGTCTCGGTCGGCGATGCCGGACCGTTCCCAAAACCCTTGGTGGCGTGGGCATAAACCCCGGCGAGCACCTCCGTACCGGCAGCCCTGGACGGCGCAGACCGTGAGCTCTTTGCGCCCGAGCCCTTCCGGTGCTGCAGTCGTGGCGAACACGTCGATGTCCGGGCGGCCTTCTTGCTGCCAACCGACGTAGTGGCCTTTGCAGAGCCCG from Mycobacterium kubicae includes these protein-coding regions:
- a CDS encoding tyrosine-type recombinase/integrase; this translates as MTAAVPPLPSAAAPGLLRKLVAAVRPEFRVDILVPERGALVFDTAPCRVPGCVRQPRTRGLCKGHYVGWQQEGRPDIDVFATTAAPEGLGRKELTVCAVQGCRYGGARRGLCPRHQGFWERSGIADRDVWLAAVAPVDDPDHPVCALSYCTLWTQGRSPFCVNHRSRWAAVGCPDIDEFIVLCESYGDDRFDFRPFGDRRQLKLEMQYALQCRHDERQVKTPAAVARPVIALTAASGVASLLDWPMARWIEFFDANHAAQHGQNGQLAFLRYAYRCLEDLHCGSGWEAEFPRDVWELHRLGVEGRKRLRFDGIAQPWLRDLAKRFARWRLSIGRSPNQTYIDVQAVTRLAGFLASPPVDITSLAGINRAVLERYLADLSTDPRALHSRSRDISSLGAFLDAIRRHEWDHDLPASAAFYPDDFPKPAKRLPRGLAEHIMAQVEQPANLDGWNNPESRLLTIILMRCGLRVGDATKIAFDCVIRGGDGAPYLRYTNGKMKREALVPIDEEVEQAIAEQQQRILRRWTNGSPWLFAAPKMNPDGRRPLTTPSYRGQLRDWLARCEIRDEHGRPVHLTPHQWRHTFGTRLINRDVPQEVVRVLLDHSSGEMTAHYARLHDTTVRRHWESARKVDARGQTVAIDPDGPLAEANWAKQRLGRVTQALPNGFCGLPVQKTCPHANACLTCPMFVTTPEFLPQHHEHRQQVLQIISAAEARGQLRLVEMNQQVLGNLDTIITTLETDSGSEELDSADAG